In Romboutsia lituseburensis, a genomic segment contains:
- a CDS encoding pyridoxal phosphate-dependent aminotransferase, whose translation MLSNRLSDITPSYTISISSKINELKSLGINIIDLSIGEPDFNVPKKAKLSGINSLNENLTKYDLVPGMKILREEICKKLIFENNLDYSIDEIVVSSGAKHSITNTILALTNPGDEILIPTPYWVSYPQITKLLNCKPIFIESKKDNRFKINSNDILKNMTNKTKLLIINNPSNPTGSVYTKKELSEIVEICYKHNIYILADEIYEKIYYNNDFVSMASLSEKAKSIVITINGLSKSCAMTGLRIGYTASNKTIAKAITTIQGHLVSHPSLTSQYIAYEALNSCSHDIDNMVSIYKNRRDLICKELNSINNIDYIYPDGAFYTFIYIGSLKKHIKYDTSLSIAFCNKLLDDHHVAVVPGIAFGIDDYIRISFACNENIFLEGLSKIKNFINQLV comes from the coding sequence ATGTTATCAAATAGATTGTCTGATATAACACCATCATATACAATATCAATAAGTTCCAAAATTAATGAACTAAAATCTTTAGGTATTAATATAATAGATTTAAGTATTGGGGAACCAGATTTCAATGTACCTAAAAAAGCTAAATTAAGCGGTATAAATTCATTAAATGAAAATTTAACTAAATATGATTTAGTTCCTGGCATGAAGATTTTAAGAGAAGAAATATGTAAAAAACTAATATTCGAAAATAATTTAGATTATTCCATAGATGAAATAGTAGTATCAAGTGGCGCTAAGCATAGTATTACTAATACCATTTTAGCTTTAACTAATCCTGGTGATGAAATTTTAATACCAACACCTTATTGGGTTAGCTATCCTCAAATTACAAAACTATTAAATTGCAAACCTATTTTTATTGAATCTAAAAAAGACAACAGATTTAAAATAAATTCTAATGATATCCTAAAAAATATGACAAATAAAACAAAATTACTTATCATAAATAATCCATCTAATCCTACCGGAAGTGTATATACTAAGAAAGAACTAAGTGAAATTGTAGAAATTTGTTATAAACATAACATATACATATTAGCCGATGAAATCTACGAAAAAATTTATTATAATAACGATTTTGTATCTATGGCTTCATTAAGCGAAAAGGCAAAATCTATTGTAATTACTATAAATGGGCTGTCTAAATCATGTGCAATGACGGGATTGCGTATAGGCTATACTGCATCAAATAAAACTATCGCTAAGGCAATAACCACAATTCAAGGTCACTTAGTCTCTCATCCTAGTTTAACATCACAATACATAGCTTATGAAGCTTTAAATAGTTGTTCTCATGATATAGATAATATGGTAAGTATTTATAAAAATAGACGTGATTTAATTTGTAAAGAATTAAATTCTATTAATAATATTGACTATATTTATCCAGATGGAGCATTTTATACTTTTATTTATATAGGTAGTTTAAAAAAACATATAAAATATGATACAAGTCTTTCTATAGCATTTTGTAATAAGCTTCTAGATGATCATCATGTAGCTGTTGTACCTGGTATAGCATTTGGAATAGATGATTACATACGAATCTCATTTGCTTGCAATGAAAATATTTTTTTAGAAGGTTTATCTAAAATAAAAAATTTTATAAATCAATTAGTCTAA